From one Microbacterium sp. 10M-3C3 genomic stretch:
- a CDS encoding response regulator — translation MAIARLTGGPLDGQVIPLEDDTDDSLIVPYGEGQLVYRRSGDAENTGDDDGPTQVTFVFGEETEDINPNEDGRLE, via the coding sequence ATGGCTATCGCACGACTGACCGGCGGCCCCCTGGACGGCCAGGTCATCCCGCTCGAAGACGACACCGACGACTCGCTGATCGTCCCCTACGGCGAGGGGCAGCTCGTCTACCGTCGCTCCGGAGACGCCGAGAACACCGGCGATGACGACGGGCCCACGCAGGTCACCTTCGTCTTCGGCGAGGAGACCGAGGACATCAACCCGAACGAGGACGGGCGCTTGGAGTGA
- the glgP gene encoding alpha-glucan family phosphorylase, with protein sequence MKALRTFTVRPVLAPSLAPLDRLASNWRWSWSRATHALFAAMDPDTWVAVGENPSRMLGALGQSRLDELARDEDFVARVRDEDARLEAYLTGERWFQRLEEPTPQHIAYFSPEFGVDGSLPQYSGGLGILAGDHLKSASDLGVPLTGVGLFYRAGYFRQSIGDDGWQRESYPVLDPYGLGLTLLRESDGTPVEVALTVTAGRTLFARVWIADIGRIPLLLLDSETPSNSEDLRRVTDRLYGGGGEHRLLQELLLGVGGVRALRAWCRVTGRVAPDVYHTNEGHAGFQGLERMSELITGDALSFDEALAQVRASTVFTTHTPVPAGIDRFPRQLVADYLAADLFPGLDPARALELGVESYPGGDASVFNMAVLGLHLGQHANGVSLLHGEVSRTMFGPLWPGVDTDEVPITSITNGVHAPTWVHPALKSLSERAFGDALTTEHDWRDPNAVSDGELWGLRRQMKEELVSEARRRLAAAGSTAGAWAGDVLDPDVLTIGFARRVPTYKRLTLMLRDPGRLTRLLTDPQRPVQLVIGGKSHPADDSGKQLIQQLVRFSRDPKVRARIVFLPDYDITLAKTLYPGCDVWLNTPVRPLEASGTSGMKAALNGALNLSILDGWWDEWFDGRNGWAIPTADTATSDAERDDLEAAALYDLIEHQLVPAFYDREGDIPVGWLDRVRHTMTVLGGKATSDRMVREYVTRLYAPAAQNAHALADADHAAARDLAAFVARVRAAWPGVHVVSVDVTGVPDQARAGELVHVRAHVQLGGLAADDVAVQIVSGRADSDGEIVDDRTVQALAPTGEEDGATVFEGELSLALTGPFGVAVRAVPQHPHLVSPVELGLVTFAS encoded by the coding sequence GTGAAGGCCCTGCGAACGTTCACCGTCCGACCCGTACTCGCCCCCTCGCTCGCGCCGCTGGACCGGCTCGCGTCGAACTGGCGCTGGTCGTGGAGCCGCGCGACGCACGCGCTGTTCGCCGCGATGGACCCCGACACGTGGGTGGCGGTCGGTGAGAACCCGTCGCGCATGCTGGGCGCGCTCGGGCAGTCGCGGCTGGACGAGCTCGCCCGGGACGAGGACTTCGTCGCGCGCGTGCGGGACGAGGACGCGCGCCTCGAGGCGTATCTCACCGGCGAGCGCTGGTTCCAGCGGCTCGAGGAGCCCACGCCCCAGCACATCGCGTACTTCTCCCCCGAGTTCGGCGTGGACGGGTCGCTGCCGCAGTACTCCGGCGGCCTCGGCATCCTCGCCGGCGACCACCTCAAGAGCGCGTCCGACCTCGGTGTTCCGCTCACGGGCGTCGGCCTGTTCTACCGCGCCGGCTACTTCCGCCAGTCCATCGGCGACGACGGGTGGCAGCGCGAGAGCTACCCCGTGCTCGACCCGTACGGGCTCGGCCTCACCCTGCTGCGCGAGTCCGACGGCACGCCGGTCGAGGTCGCCCTCACCGTCACGGCCGGCCGCACGCTCTTCGCGCGTGTCTGGATCGCCGACATCGGGCGCATCCCCCTGCTGCTGCTCGACTCCGAGACACCGTCGAACAGCGAGGACCTGCGCCGCGTCACCGACCGGCTGTACGGCGGCGGCGGCGAGCACCGGCTCCTCCAGGAGCTCCTTCTCGGCGTCGGCGGCGTCCGGGCGCTCCGCGCGTGGTGCCGCGTCACCGGCCGCGTCGCGCCGGACGTGTACCACACCAACGAGGGCCACGCCGGGTTCCAGGGCCTCGAGCGCATGTCGGAGCTCATCACGGGCGACGCCCTCTCGTTCGACGAGGCGCTCGCGCAGGTGCGCGCCTCGACCGTGTTCACCACGCACACGCCGGTGCCCGCGGGCATCGACCGCTTCCCCCGCCAGCTCGTCGCCGACTACCTCGCCGCCGACCTGTTCCCGGGGCTCGACCCGGCGCGCGCCCTCGAGCTGGGCGTGGAGTCGTACCCCGGCGGCGACGCGAGCGTGTTCAACATGGCGGTCCTCGGGCTTCACCTCGGGCAGCACGCGAACGGCGTCTCGCTCCTGCACGGCGAGGTCAGCCGCACGATGTTCGGCCCGCTGTGGCCGGGCGTCGACACCGACGAGGTTCCCATCACGTCGATCACCAACGGCGTGCACGCCCCGACGTGGGTGCACCCCGCGCTCAAGTCGCTCAGCGAGCGCGCCTTCGGCGACGCCCTCACGACCGAGCACGACTGGCGCGACCCCAACGCCGTCTCGGACGGCGAGCTGTGGGGCCTGCGCCGCCAGATGAAGGAGGAGCTCGTGTCGGAGGCCCGTCGCCGCCTGGCGGCCGCCGGCTCGACCGCCGGCGCGTGGGCAGGCGATGTGCTCGACCCCGACGTCCTCACGATCGGGTTCGCCCGCCGCGTCCCGACCTACAAGCGTCTGACGCTCATGCTCCGCGACCCCGGGCGCCTCACGCGGCTGCTCACCGATCCGCAGCGCCCGGTGCAGCTGGTGATCGGCGGCAAGTCGCACCCCGCCGACGACTCGGGCAAGCAGCTCATCCAGCAGCTGGTGCGCTTCAGCCGCGACCCCAAGGTGCGGGCGCGCATCGTGTTCCTCCCCGATTACGACATCACCCTCGCGAAGACGCTCTACCCCGGATGCGACGTGTGGCTGAACACGCCCGTGCGTCCGCTCGAGGCGTCGGGCACGTCGGGGATGAAGGCGGCCCTGAACGGCGCGCTGAACCTGTCGATCCTCGACGGCTGGTGGGACGAGTGGTTCGACGGCCGCAACGGCTGGGCGATCCCGACCGCCGACACCGCCACGAGCGACGCCGAGCGCGACGACCTGGAGGCCGCGGCGCTGTACGACCTCATCGAGCACCAGCTCGTGCCGGCGTTCTACGACCGCGAGGGCGACATCCCGGTCGGCTGGCTCGATCGCGTGCGACACACCATGACGGTGCTCGGCGGCAAGGCCACGAGCGACCGGATGGTGCGCGAGTACGTGACGCGTCTGTACGCCCCCGCGGCCCAGAACGCCCACGCGCTGGCGGATGCGGACCACGCCGCAGCCCGCGACCTCGCCGCCTTCGTCGCCCGCGTGCGCGCGGCGTGGCCAGGCGTGCACGTCGTGAGCGTCGACGTCACCGGCGTGCCCGACCAGGCCCGCGCGGGCGAGCTCGTGCACGTGCGCGCGCACGTGCAGCTGGGGGGCCTCGCCGCCGACGACGTCGCTGTGCAGATCGTGTCCGGACGCGCGGACTCCGACGGCGAGATCGTCGACGACCGCACCGTGCAGGCGCTCGCCCCGACGGGCGAGGAGGACGGAGCCACGGTGTTCGAGGGCGAGCTGTCGCTCGCCCTGACGGGCCCCTTCGGAGTCGCGGTGCGCGCCGTGCCGCAGCATCCGCACCTCGTCTCCCCCGTCGAGCTCGGCCTCGTGACGTTCGCGTCGTGA
- a CDS encoding glutamine amidotransferase, with protein MTRPFVLLATRAESAPADEEYALFLRFSGLEPHELRRVRLESEPMPDLRFDDISGILVGGSPFNASDPPERKSDVQRRVEAEFAAVLDRVVAEDFPFLGACYGVGTLGTHIGARIDGTYAEPISVVPVSTTAAGRVDPLLAGMPESFEAFVGHKEAVTALPQTAVLLASSPACPVQMFRVGSNVYATQFHPELDVDGITTRIHAYAGFGYFAPDERDLTLAAVRRAPVTEPARILRNFVDRYAR; from the coding sequence GTGACGCGGCCGTTCGTGCTGCTCGCGACACGCGCGGAGAGCGCGCCCGCCGACGAGGAGTACGCGCTGTTCCTGCGGTTCAGCGGGCTCGAGCCCCACGAGCTGCGGCGGGTGCGGCTCGAGTCCGAGCCGATGCCCGACCTGCGTTTCGACGACATCTCGGGCATCCTCGTGGGCGGCAGCCCCTTCAACGCGTCGGACCCGCCGGAGCGCAAGTCGGACGTGCAGCGGCGCGTCGAGGCGGAGTTCGCGGCGGTGCTGGATCGCGTCGTGGCCGAGGACTTCCCCTTCCTCGGAGCGTGCTACGGCGTCGGCACGCTCGGAACGCACATCGGCGCCCGGATCGACGGCACGTACGCCGAGCCGATCAGCGTCGTGCCGGTGAGCACGACGGCAGCGGGCCGCGTCGATCCCCTGCTCGCCGGGATGCCGGAGAGCTTCGAGGCGTTCGTCGGCCACAAGGAGGCGGTGACCGCTCTGCCGCAGACCGCGGTGCTGCTCGCGTCCTCGCCGGCGTGCCCCGTGCAGATGTTCCGCGTCGGGTCCAACGTGTACGCGACGCAGTTCCACCCCGAGCTCGACGTGGACGGCATCACCACCCGCATCCACGCGTACGCGGGATTCGGATACTTCGCCCCCGACGAGCGCGACCTCACCCTCGCGGCGGTGCGGCGCGCGCCCGTGACCGAGCCGGCGCGGATCCTCCGGAACTTCGTCGACCGCTACGCGCGCTGA
- a CDS encoding NAD(P)H-hydrate epimerase, whose product MSESALTSAYTAAAVRAAEAPLLAVGEPLMRRAATALADIAREETSAAGSVLVLAGAGDNGGDALFAAASLADDGRSVEIVLTSDRVHRAALAEALGAGAVLRDAGDVCRAPEGYALILDGILGIGASADPRLRGAARAVVEALRDADGTGRRVIAVDLPSGLHPDDGAADDVVLRADVTVTFGAVKAGLVRGRGPELAGDVRLVDLGLGPALARARPAVTGPVPVARVSRAQRA is encoded by the coding sequence ATGAGCGAGTCGGCGCTGACATCGGCCTACACCGCGGCGGCCGTGCGCGCGGCCGAGGCTCCGCTCCTCGCGGTCGGAGAGCCGCTCATGCGTCGGGCGGCGACGGCTCTCGCCGACATCGCGCGCGAGGAGACGAGCGCGGCGGGCTCGGTGCTCGTGCTCGCCGGGGCCGGCGACAACGGCGGTGACGCCCTCTTCGCGGCGGCGTCCCTCGCCGACGACGGGCGGTCCGTCGAGATCGTCCTGACGTCCGACCGCGTCCACCGTGCGGCGCTCGCCGAGGCGCTCGGCGCCGGAGCGGTGCTGCGCGACGCTGGCGACGTCTGTCGCGCGCCGGAGGGGTACGCGCTGATCCTCGACGGCATCCTCGGCATCGGTGCATCCGCCGACCCACGGCTGCGCGGCGCCGCGCGGGCGGTGGTGGAGGCCCTGCGCGATGCCGACGGCACCGGTCGCCGTGTGATCGCCGTCGATCTGCCGAGCGGCCTGCACCCCGACGACGGCGCCGCCGACGACGTCGTGCTCCGTGCCGACGTCACCGTCACGTTCGGCGCGGTCAAGGCCGGTCTCGTCCGGGGTCGCGGCCCGGAGCTCGCGGGTGACGTGCGCCTGGTCGACCTGGGCCTGGGTCCCGCGCTCGCGCGAGCGCGCCCTGCGGTCACCGGACCCGTGCCGGTCGCGCGCGTGTCGCGCGCTCAGCGCGCGTAG
- a CDS encoding cellulase family glycosylhydrolase, whose product MRGRWRTRATAAAAAVALALMSAVAAPTATAAPSGWLHTSGASILADDGTPFVVKGASWFGLETSNCAPHGLWTIALDAGMAQIASFGFNTLRVPFSNECLAASSTSSIDANANPALVGKTPLQVLDAVVASARTHGLKVILDRHRPDSGAQSELWYTDRFSEQRWIDDWRMLATRYRDDPTVIGVDLHNEPHGPACWGCGDATRDWRAAATRAGNAVLAVNPRLLIIVEGVERQPDGSSTWWGGGLAGAASAPVQLNVPGRLVYSPHDYPASVYAQSWFGAADYPANLPAVWERNWGYLQTRGIAPVLLGEFGTKLETASDRQWLATLVSYLSQKRMGFIYWSFNPNSGDTGGLVADDWRTPQSAKLAALAPLLGAAGPAASPSPTATPKPTTTPKPTTTPKPTVTPKPTTSPTPKPTASPTATPKPTTSPSATPTPTTPPSPSTTGVRAQWMLQSAWGAGYVAELSVTADRAVRGWTVSWASPGATGIVNAWGMDCRLAAGVITCTGAGWAGPLAAGQAVRVGVQVDAPSAPSAPVLRVTAS is encoded by the coding sequence GTGCGCGGACGATGGCGGACCCGCGCGACCGCGGCGGCAGCCGCCGTCGCGCTCGCGCTGATGAGCGCCGTCGCGGCGCCCACCGCGACAGCGGCGCCCTCGGGGTGGCTGCACACCTCCGGCGCATCGATCCTCGCCGACGACGGCACGCCGTTCGTCGTGAAGGGCGCCTCGTGGTTCGGCCTCGAGACCTCCAACTGCGCCCCGCACGGGCTGTGGACGATCGCGCTGGACGCGGGCATGGCCCAGATCGCGTCGTTCGGCTTCAACACCCTCCGCGTGCCGTTCTCCAACGAGTGCCTCGCCGCGTCGTCGACCTCCTCGATCGACGCGAACGCGAATCCGGCCCTCGTCGGGAAGACGCCGCTGCAGGTGCTCGACGCCGTGGTCGCGAGCGCGCGGACGCACGGGCTGAAGGTCATCCTCGACCGCCACCGCCCCGATTCCGGCGCCCAGTCCGAGCTCTGGTACACCGACCGCTTCAGCGAGCAGCGGTGGATCGACGACTGGCGCATGCTCGCGACCCGCTACCGCGACGACCCGACGGTCATCGGCGTCGACCTCCACAACGAGCCCCACGGTCCGGCGTGCTGGGGATGCGGCGACGCGACGCGCGACTGGCGGGCGGCCGCCACCCGCGCGGGCAACGCCGTCCTCGCGGTCAATCCGCGGCTGCTCATCATCGTCGAAGGCGTCGAACGTCAGCCGGACGGATCGTCGACCTGGTGGGGCGGCGGGCTCGCGGGCGCGGCGTCGGCCCCCGTGCAGCTGAACGTGCCCGGCCGTCTGGTCTACTCGCCGCACGACTACCCCGCGAGCGTCTACGCGCAGAGCTGGTTCGGCGCGGCGGACTACCCCGCGAACCTGCCCGCGGTGTGGGAGCGCAATTGGGGCTACCTGCAGACGCGCGGCATCGCGCCGGTGCTCCTGGGGGAGTTCGGCACGAAGCTCGAGACGGCTTCCGACCGCCAGTGGCTCGCGACTCTCGTGTCGTACCTGTCGCAGAAGCGCATGGGCTTCATCTACTGGTCGTTCAACCCCAACAGCGGCGACACCGGCGGCCTCGTCGCCGACGACTGGCGCACGCCGCAGTCGGCGAAGCTCGCCGCCCTCGCGCCGCTGCTCGGCGCAGCCGGGCCGGCCGCGTCTCCCTCGCCGACGGCCACGCCGAAGCCGACGACCACGCCGAAGCCGACGACCACGCCGAAGCCGACGGTCACGCCGAAGCCGACGACCTCGCCGACGCCGAAGCCGACCGCGTCGCCGACGGCCACGCCCAAGCCGACCACGTCGCCGTCGGCCACGCCCACGCCGACGACCCCGCCGAGCCCCTCGACGACGGGCGTGCGCGCGCAGTGGATGCTGCAGAGCGCCTGGGGCGCGGGCTACGTGGCCGAACTGTCCGTCACCGCGGACCGCGCCGTGCGCGGCTGGACGGTGTCGTGGGCGTCGCCGGGCGCCACCGGCATCGTCAACGCGTGGGGCATGGACTGCCGTCTCGCGGCCGGGGTCATCACGTGCACGGGCGCGGGCTGGGCAGGGCCGCTCGCAGCGGGTCAAGCCGTGCGCGTGGGAGTGCAGGTCGACGCGCCGTCCGCGCCGAGCGCCCCGGTCCTGCGGGTTACCGCCTCCTAG
- a CDS encoding YhjD/YihY/BrkB family envelope integrity protein: protein MPNTMLARVIAWLLARRPVRAFLVYSGARGPMLADSVTYRTLFSLFAGVLLGFSIAAIWLAGNPAAMDALTDALNAAIPGIASVIDVDEVRAPQEFTIAGVVSVVGLVGAAIGAVGSLRNALRTIAGKVGDDTLWVWVLLRNLVLAIALGVGLIAAAAATFLATAGLDLVTGWLGFDRDTPLVAFGTWLASAVVVFLLDTVVVAASIRFLAGIRPRARTLWAGAMLGGLGLTVLQQLSGLFVGGAASNPLLATFASLIALLLWLNLSSQVILIAAAYVVVGTEEDADRVHARFGASTLAQFRVRQAERAVAAASGELAAARAAEQDERDAALHARTGSGGTGR from the coding sequence ATGCCGAACACGATGCTCGCCCGCGTCATCGCGTGGCTCCTCGCGCGACGGCCGGTGCGCGCCTTCCTCGTCTACAGCGGCGCGCGCGGCCCGATGCTGGCCGACTCGGTGACGTACCGCACGCTGTTCTCGCTCTTCGCGGGCGTCCTCCTGGGTTTCTCGATCGCGGCGATCTGGCTCGCGGGAAACCCCGCCGCGATGGACGCGCTCACCGACGCGCTGAACGCCGCGATCCCGGGCATCGCGTCGGTCATCGACGTGGACGAGGTCCGAGCACCACAGGAGTTCACGATCGCGGGTGTCGTGTCGGTCGTGGGCCTCGTCGGCGCCGCGATCGGTGCCGTGGGGTCGCTGCGCAACGCGCTGCGCACGATCGCGGGCAAGGTCGGCGACGACACCCTGTGGGTGTGGGTGCTGCTGCGCAATCTCGTGCTGGCCATCGCGCTGGGCGTCGGCCTGATCGCGGCGGCGGCGGCCACGTTCCTCGCCACGGCGGGACTCGACCTCGTCACCGGATGGCTCGGGTTCGACCGCGACACGCCCCTCGTGGCGTTCGGCACGTGGCTCGCCTCGGCGGTCGTCGTCTTCCTCCTCGACACGGTCGTCGTCGCGGCGAGCATCCGCTTCCTCGCCGGCATCCGTCCCCGGGCGCGCACGCTGTGGGCGGGTGCGATGCTCGGCGGGCTCGGCCTCACGGTCCTGCAGCAGCTGTCGGGGCTGTTCGTGGGCGGCGCCGCGTCGAACCCGCTGCTGGCGACCTTCGCGTCGCTCATCGCGCTGCTGCTGTGGCTGAACCTGTCGAGCCAGGTGATCCTCATCGCCGCCGCGTACGTCGTGGTCGGCACGGAAGAGGACGCCGACCGCGTGCACGCGCGGTTCGGGGCATCCACGCTCGCCCAGTTCCGCGTGCGGCAGGCCGAGCGGGCCGTGGCCGCCGCGTCGGGCGAGCTGGCGGCGGCGCGGGCCGCGGAGCAGGACGAGCGCGACGCGGCGCTGCATGCGCGTACCGGTTCGGGCGGCACGGGGCGCTAA
- a CDS encoding A24 family peptidase encodes MSAPATAAAVCVVVAYAAFAVQSAVLAVVDARTHRLPDRLVLPGYPVVGALLTAAALLAGTPARLIGVVVGALGLFAFFFALRMLRPGAMGGGDVKLAGVVGAHTGWFGLEAAVVGAASAFVLGGVAALVLLALRRARRSDAIPFGPFLLAGAWAGIAVGVAAAG; translated from the coding sequence ATGAGCGCGCCCGCGACCGCCGCCGCCGTGTGCGTCGTCGTCGCGTACGCGGCCTTCGCCGTCCAGTCCGCGGTGCTGGCCGTCGTCGATGCGCGCACGCACCGCCTGCCCGACCGCCTCGTGCTGCCGGGGTACCCCGTCGTCGGCGCCCTGCTCACGGCCGCGGCCCTCCTCGCCGGCACGCCGGCACGGCTCATCGGCGTCGTCGTCGGCGCGCTCGGCCTGTTCGCGTTCTTCTTCGCCCTGCGGATGCTGCGCCCCGGCGCCATGGGCGGCGGCGACGTCAAGCTCGCCGGCGTGGTCGGCGCGCACACCGGCTGGTTCGGTCTCGAGGCCGCGGTGGTGGGCGCCGCCTCGGCGTTCGTGCTCGGCGGCGTGGCCGCCCTCGTGCTCCTCGCCCTCCGACGCGCCCGCCGGTCCGACGCCATCCCGTTCGGTCCGTTCCTGCTGGCGGGTGCGTGGGCGGGGATCGCGGTCGGCGTCGCCGCGGCCGGGTGA
- a CDS encoding DUF1905 domain-containing protein: MRIEFDSTVYRWQARQDSDWYFASVPEEFSAAIAEVVAPFARGFGAVRVEASVGGSRWRTSVFPGTDGRYSLPLKRAVRDAEGLVEDDPLHVRLDILDA, encoded by the coding sequence GTGCGCATCGAGTTCGACAGCACCGTGTACCGGTGGCAGGCGCGGCAGGATTCGGACTGGTACTTCGCAAGCGTCCCGGAGGAGTTCAGCGCGGCCATCGCCGAGGTGGTGGCGCCGTTCGCCCGGGGCTTCGGCGCCGTACGGGTCGAGGCGTCGGTGGGGGGGAGCAGGTGGCGCACATCGGTGTTCCCCGGCACGGACGGCCGCTACTCGCTGCCCCTCAAGCGAGCCGTGCGCGATGCCGAGGGCCTCGTCGAGGACGACCCACTGCACGTCCGGCTCGACATCCTCGACGCGTGA
- a CDS encoding L,D-transpeptidase has product MTTPSRPARRTRTIVAMSIAAALVVAGAITVWALANRPPAAAAPAAPPTASSRPTPVATPSPTPTETGPAADATAYPLDGLPRIDVYSLISALPVDDDPTGAMSGEVVSANADLVPVFATPGAPPVAALPRENVYGGTTVPVIERTTHWVRVLVSGREAVPSAGNPGQLTGWVRAQDVTTATVDAQIDVDIAARTIDVVHRDGTRERVADDFAWGTDRTPTPRGRTFVMLTSVEPSLTYTRGHALVYLGVQSPTLDGFGGASVAVTAFHYHDTRTGPISNGCLRLSAEAIDRLAQLPAGTPVVIR; this is encoded by the coding sequence GTGACCACGCCCTCCCGCCCCGCCCGCCGCACGCGGACGATCGTCGCGATGTCGATCGCGGCCGCGCTCGTCGTCGCCGGCGCGATCACGGTGTGGGCGCTCGCGAACCGGCCCCCTGCGGCGGCCGCCCCCGCCGCCCCGCCGACGGCGTCGTCGAGGCCGACGCCGGTCGCCACACCCTCCCCGACGCCGACCGAGACCGGACCGGCCGCCGACGCTACGGCGTACCCGCTGGACGGGCTGCCTCGCATCGACGTGTACTCACTCATCTCCGCGCTGCCGGTCGATGACGACCCGACCGGGGCGATGTCGGGCGAGGTCGTCTCCGCGAACGCCGACCTCGTGCCCGTGTTCGCGACCCCGGGGGCGCCGCCGGTCGCGGCTCTCCCGCGCGAGAACGTGTACGGCGGCACGACGGTGCCGGTGATCGAACGCACGACGCACTGGGTGCGCGTGCTGGTGTCCGGCCGTGAGGCCGTCCCGTCGGCGGGGAATCCCGGCCAGCTCACCGGGTGGGTGCGCGCGCAGGATGTGACCACCGCGACCGTCGACGCGCAGATCGACGTCGACATCGCCGCCCGAACCATCGACGTCGTCCACCGCGACGGCACACGGGAGCGCGTCGCCGACGACTTCGCGTGGGGCACCGACCGCACGCCGACGCCGCGGGGCCGCACGTTCGTGATGCTCACGAGCGTCGAGCCGTCCCTCACCTACACGCGCGGCCACGCGCTCGTGTACCTCGGGGTGCAGTCGCCGACGCTCGACGGATTCGGCGGCGCGTCGGTCGCCGTCACGGCCTTCCACTACCACGACACCCGGACGGGCCCGATCTCCAACGGCTGCCTGCGCCTGTCGGCCGAGGCGATCGACCGGCTCGCGCAGCTGCCGGCGGGCACCCCCGTCGTCATCCGCTGA
- a CDS encoding mismatch-specific DNA-glycosylase: MPDAPRLIFVGINPGLWTAATLTPFAHPGNRFWPALAAAGILPRVPAFADGLDAADRAMILGAGIGVTNLVRRATARADELSHDELREGAVRVAADVARWRPQVVAIVGVTAYRQGFGFPKAAAGRQEHEVGGVPTWVLPNPSGLNAHDTVASLAAAYAAPARAAGLLA, translated from the coding sequence ATGCCGGATGCGCCGCGGCTGATCTTCGTCGGCATCAACCCGGGTCTGTGGACCGCAGCCACCCTGACGCCGTTCGCGCATCCGGGCAACCGCTTCTGGCCGGCGCTCGCGGCGGCCGGCATCCTGCCGCGGGTGCCCGCGTTCGCCGACGGCCTCGACGCGGCCGATCGCGCCATGATCCTCGGTGCGGGCATCGGGGTGACGAACCTCGTGCGCCGGGCGACCGCGCGCGCCGACGAGCTCTCTCACGACGAGCTGCGCGAGGGCGCCGTGCGCGTCGCGGCCGACGTCGCGCGGTGGCGGCCGCAGGTCGTCGCGATCGTGGGGGTGACGGCGTACCGGCAGGGGTTCGGCTTCCCGAAGGCGGCGGCGGGCCGCCAGGAGCACGAGGTCGGCGGCGTGCCGACGTGGGTGCTGCCCAACCCCAGCGGCCTCAACGCCCACGACACGGTCGCCTCCCTCGCGGCCGCGTACGCCGCACCCGCGCGGGCGGCGGGGCTGCTGGCGTGA
- a CDS encoding aldo/keto reductase, whose amino-acid sequence MQQRTLGRTGRSVSVVGLGTWQLGADWGDVTEEEALDVLGASADAGVTLFDTADVYGDGRSESIIGRFLSLRPGSGITVATKMGRRMAQEPENYTPENFRAWTDRSRRNLGVDTLDLVQLHCPPSAVIDDDATYDALDALVADGAIAAYGVSVETADQALSAISRPHVTNVQIIFNPFRLKPLDEVLPAADAAGVAIFARVPLASGLLSGKYSENTTFAENDHRSYNRHGEAFDRGETFSGVDYETGLAAARELEAALPAGVSLPAATLAWIASQPGVASVIPGARNTRQAEANAAAAALVGDGALAGFDDAVHRVYDEKLRASIHPQW is encoded by the coding sequence ATGCAGCAGCGCACCCTCGGCCGCACCGGCCGATCCGTCTCGGTCGTCGGACTCGGCACGTGGCAGCTCGGCGCCGACTGGGGCGATGTCACGGAGGAGGAGGCTCTCGACGTCCTCGGCGCCTCGGCCGACGCCGGGGTCACGCTCTTCGACACCGCCGACGTCTACGGCGACGGGCGGAGCGAGTCGATCATCGGGCGATTCCTGTCGCTGCGGCCCGGCAGCGGCATCACCGTGGCGACCAAGATGGGGCGCCGGATGGCGCAGGAGCCCGAGAACTACACCCCCGAGAACTTCCGCGCGTGGACCGACCGCTCCCGCCGCAACCTGGGCGTCGACACGCTCGACCTCGTCCAGCTGCACTGCCCGCCCAGCGCGGTCATCGACGACGATGCGACCTACGACGCGCTGGACGCGCTCGTCGCCGACGGCGCGATCGCCGCGTACGGGGTGTCGGTCGAGACCGCCGACCAGGCCCTGTCTGCGATCTCCCGCCCGCATGTGACGAACGTGCAGATCATCTTCAACCCGTTCCGGCTGAAGCCGCTGGACGAGGTGCTGCCGGCGGCGGATGCGGCGGGGGTGGCGATCTTCGCGCGCGTGCCGCTCGCGTCGGGGCTCCTGTCGGGGAAATACAGCGAGAACACGACGTTCGCGGAGAACGACCACCGCAGCTACAACCGGCACGGCGAGGCGTTCGACCGCGGCGAGACCTTCTCGGGCGTGGACTACGAGACGGGACTCGCGGCGGCGCGCGAGCTCGAGGCCGCCCTTCCGGCGGGCGTGTCGCTGCCCGCGGCGACCCTCGCGTGGATCGCGTCGCAGCCGGGCGTCGCGAGCGTCATCCCGGGGGCGCGCAACACGCGGCAGGCGGAGGCCAACGCCGCCGCCGCAGCCCTCGTGGGCGACGGGGCGCTCGCGGGATTCGACGACGCGGTGCACCGCGTGTACGACGAGAAGCTGCGCGCGAGCATCCACCCGCAGTGGTGA